Proteins from one Brevibacillus humidisoli genomic window:
- a CDS encoding xylulokinase, with product MASFDIGTTAAKGVLVAKDGSIQGEVTVPIDTHYGDAGEVEQSPEQWWQSVVSICRTWWENGYSPDSVAMLSFSGQMQDCIPIDHEGQPVRPAILYSDGRAAKQADNIKERFPEEQIRRWTGNHLDGLMPLPKLLWLKESEPEQYARTQVVLISSKDYVIRKLTGACVTDPTSAATTGMMDISRREWLTGMVEECGVRCDLLPQLLAADEIAGQVTDEAAAATGFIAGTPVLCGVGDAGATTVGAGVTEVGSMYVYLGTTGWVAMPSETVAEQGNGIFHLAHLPEKLVFAVAPLSNAGNAHGWAARVFADEVQSDQANAFGQLERLMKESGPSAQDVYFLPYLHGERCPVQDLDASGCYLGVRPTTTRGQMARAVLEGVAMSIRQVRDLLADGRSVEQMTLIGGGSRSAVWNQLLADVCDARVVVPEQAEFLPSLGSAAAAFVRLGWADSYTHFSETYLNRQRVAVYSPNPEHRTIYQQRYQTFLQLYPTLQPLFSRL from the coding sequence GTGGCGTCATTTGATATTGGCACAACGGCGGCCAAAGGAGTCCTGGTTGCCAAAGACGGTTCGATCCAGGGAGAAGTGACCGTACCAATCGATACCCATTACGGAGATGCGGGTGAGGTCGAACAATCCCCGGAGCAATGGTGGCAGTCCGTTGTATCCATCTGCCGTACCTGGTGGGAAAATGGGTACTCCCCCGACTCGGTGGCGATGCTCTCCTTCAGCGGACAGATGCAGGACTGCATCCCTATCGACCACGAAGGTCAGCCAGTTCGTCCGGCCATTCTCTATTCGGACGGGCGTGCGGCAAAGCAGGCCGACAACATCAAAGAGAGGTTCCCGGAAGAGCAGATTCGCCGCTGGACCGGCAACCATCTGGACGGGTTGATGCCGCTGCCAAAGTTGCTTTGGTTAAAGGAGTCGGAACCGGAACAATACGCCCGCACACAGGTGGTGCTAATCAGTTCCAAAGATTACGTTATCCGCAAGCTGACCGGTGCCTGTGTAACCGACCCGACTTCAGCCGCAACCACCGGCATGATGGACATCAGCAGGCGGGAATGGTTGACCGGGATGGTGGAGGAGTGTGGAGTAAGGTGTGATCTACTGCCACAGCTGCTGGCTGCCGACGAGATCGCCGGGCAGGTAACGGATGAAGCCGCCGCTGCCACCGGATTCATCGCTGGAACACCAGTACTCTGCGGAGTAGGTGACGCAGGGGCAACCACGGTTGGTGCAGGCGTTACCGAGGTTGGCAGCATGTACGTCTATCTGGGAACAACCGGCTGGGTGGCGATGCCGTCGGAAACAGTAGCGGAACAGGGAAACGGGATCTTTCATTTGGCTCATCTTCCTGAAAAGCTGGTCTTCGCCGTTGCTCCCTTGTCCAATGCAGGAAATGCACACGGCTGGGCAGCCCGGGTTTTTGCGGATGAGGTGCAGTCGGATCAAGCCAATGCCTTTGGGCAGTTGGAACGACTGATGAAAGAAAGCGGTCCAAGTGCTCAGGATGTGTACTTTTTGCCCTATCTGCACGGGGAGCGCTGTCCGGTGCAGGATCTCGATGCCAGCGGCTGCTACCTCGGGGTGCGGCCAACGACGACACGGGGACAGATGGCTCGTGCCGTCCTGGAGGGAGTGGCCATGTCCATCCGCCAGGTTCGAGACTTGCTTGCCGATGGGAGAAGCGTAGAACAGATGACCCTGATCGGCGGCGGCAGTCGCAGTGCAGTATGGAATCAACTGTTGGCCGATGTCTGTGACGCCCGTGTCGTCGTACCGGAGCAGGCAGAATTCCTGCCCTCTCTCGGTTCTGCAGCGGCGGCCTTCGTCCGGCTCGGCTGGGCAGACAGCTATACCCACTTCAGCGAAACCTATTTGAACAGACAGCGAGTGGCAGTCTACAGTCCCAACCCAGAACATCGTACGATCTATCAACAGCGCTACCAGACATTTTTACAGTTGTATCCTACGCTGCAACCGTTGTTTTCCAGGTTGTGA
- the trpA gene encoding tryptophan synthase subunit alpha, whose amino-acid sequence MSSRFHSNRMMNTYEMARNRNEAMIVGYFIAADPDLPQAINIAAEAVAAGVDVLEIGVPSPNPFLEGNIIRRGHQRVQQLSPDTRDLTIRYCTQLRERVDVPMWLMGYSQDIVDSGLYRELADKQVIDGLVLPDAPRNVLTEVEREVGSQGVDVVRLVHSQMDQDELRETVSGATVLYAQLYTGTTGDFLSQSNDLNQLYTRVRSLSEAMVVAGFGIRSAERVREVTSGGYDGAVVGSAYVAKVERGEMDSLYQLIADMKIAARRPGKLLSK is encoded by the coding sequence GAATCGCAATGAGGCAATGATTGTCGGATACTTTATCGCGGCAGACCCTGATCTGCCGCAAGCGATCAACATCGCTGCCGAGGCGGTGGCCGCCGGAGTGGACGTATTGGAGATCGGCGTACCCAGTCCAAACCCGTTTCTGGAAGGAAACATCATCCGACGCGGACACCAGCGAGTCCAGCAGCTCTCGCCCGATACCAGGGATCTGACCATCCGCTACTGCACCCAACTGCGCGAGCGTGTCGATGTTCCGATGTGGCTGATGGGCTATAGCCAGGACATCGTCGATAGTGGACTGTACCGGGAACTGGCAGACAAGCAGGTAATCGACGGATTGGTTTTGCCTGACGCACCACGGAACGTGTTGACCGAAGTAGAGCGGGAGGTTGGTTCGCAAGGCGTCGATGTCGTCCGTCTGGTTCACTCACAGATGGATCAAGATGAACTGAGAGAGACGGTGAGTGGCGCGACGGTCCTCTACGCTCAGCTTTATACGGGCACCACAGGCGACTTCTTGAGTCAGTCCAACGATCTGAACCAGCTGTATACTCGTGTACGTTCCCTGTCGGAAGCCATGGTCGTGGCTGGATTTGGCATTCGCTCGGCTGAGCGGGTACGAGAAGTAACCTCCGGCGGCTATGATGGTGCGGTGGTAGGCTCTGCTTACGTCGCGAAAGTAGAGCGTGGGGAGATGGACTCTCTCTATCAGCTGATTGCTGATATGAAAATTGCTGCCCGTCGACCCGGGAAGCTATTGTCGAAATGA